The Miscanthus floridulus cultivar M001 chromosome 7, ASM1932011v1, whole genome shotgun sequence genome includes a region encoding these proteins:
- the LOC136466243 gene encoding uncharacterized protein, whose protein sequence is MAKRQRSEERGCRSTAKRPAPERKKHLYLLLDDWERGYSVRRLDVDDFDSDADTGLPPTRFTEPPVARIEAEHERDCDSVVSHGTKIFAMQPGEASPGIPAFDTRTLALSVCSWPYHGCSRDDYMLPLFASAAGKLFAFTDVDAFYLGDQPPYGSKAPWSWTAVEPRPPFYASQVKCYALHPDGRTLFVSAASRRSHRSGTFSLDAERLEWTRCGDWLLPFAGQSYFDAELEAWVGLCRERDNAGRLCSCDVVAPVAAGELATPPSWKIGEDTLFCEDYSEQLRLGAELVYMGGHSEFCLVELLFHKDDEHLDSENKVWPPRPRPRRRRVLNLTTFGVKYNKEGQLRTSMLQATSRFWGIIESYGILAL, encoded by the coding sequence ATGGCGAAGCGCCAACGCTCGGAGGAGCGCGGCTGCCGCAGCACCGCCAAGCGGCCGGCGCCTGAGCGGAAAAAGCATCTCTACCTGCTGCTGGACGACTGGGAGAGGGGCTACAGCGTCCGCAGGCTGGACGTCGACGACTTCGACTCCGACGCCGACACTGGCCTGCCGCCGACGCGCTTCACGGAGCCGCCGGTCGCCCGCATAGAAGCCGAGCACGAGCGCGACTGCGACTCGGTCGTCTCACACGGCACCAAGATCTTCGCCATGCAGCCGGGCGAAGCCAGCCCCGGCATCCCGGCCTTCGACACGCGCACGCTGGCGCTGTCGGTATGCTCGTGGCCCTACCACGGCTGCAGCAGGGACGACTACATGCTGCCCTTGTTTGCCTCCGCCGCCGGCAAGCTCTTCGCTTTCACGGACGTCGACGCCTTCTACCTCGGCGACCAGCCGCCGTATGGCAGCAAGGCGCCGTGGTCCTGGACCGCCGTCGAGCCGCGGCCGCCGTTCTACGCCAGCCAGGTCAAGTGCTACGCGCTGCACCCGGACGGCCGCACCCTCTTCGTGTCCGCCGCGTCCCGGCGGAGCCACCGCTCCGGCACCTTCTCCCTGGACGCGGAGCGCCTCGAGTGGACACGCTGCGGCGACTGGCTGCTGCCGTTCGCTGGCCAGTCCTACTTCGACGCCGAGCTTGAAGCGTGGGTCGGCCTCTGCCGCGAGAGAGACAACGCCGGCCGCCTCTGCTCTTGCGACGTCGTCGCGCCCGTCGCAGCTGGTGAGCTCGCTACCCCGCCGTCCTGGAAGATCGGCGAGGACACGCTGTTCTGCGAGGATTACTCGGAGCAGCTGCGTCTGGGTGCCGAGCTCGTTTACATGGGCGGCCACAGCGAGTTCTGCCTTGTTGAGCTTCTCTTTCACAAGGACGACGAGCATCTGGACAGCGAAAATAAGGTCTGGCCGCCCCGGCCCCGGCCTCGGCGCCGGCGTGTTCTTAATCTGACCACGTTCGGTGTCAAGTACAATAAGGAGGGACAGCTGCGAACTAGCATGCTGCAAGCGACCTCGCGATTCTGGGGGATCATCGAATCCTATGGCATTCTGGCGCTCTGA
- the LOC136466245 gene encoding uncharacterized protein: protein MGTGQQLRADERRLCAFAWSRGRVAAINHIEQKLDTVQSRPSPRFAPARARSICVAPKTLAAAISPLRLTAVIASLLISPPRRVGGAYPDLWEVAFGHGDVVAGRGHGGAAVLACSEPRGRTGWGAAVLGFSRAQSRRREHEDLTWMASRGLGDGGQRQPGRPASSTSNLSTHALVAPRRLHPVPSPTASCSPAPSTPRPSPFPIPRRFFSILELHVPQMLCPAADKHRSLHIDSQQYCRRRRI from the exons ATGGGCACGGGACAGCAGCTTCGTGCGGACGAGCGGCGGCTTTGCGCCTTTGCGTGGTCTCGTGGACGTGTGGCCGCTATTAATCATATTGAACAAAAGCTTGACACAG tccaaagtcGACCCAGTCCGCGGTTCGCTCCCGCACGCGCACGGTCAATCTGTGTGGCGCCGAAAACCCTAGCTGCCGCCATCTCTCCTCTCCGCCTCACCGCCGTCATCGCTTCCCTCCTCATCTCTCCGCCTCGCCGTGTTGGAGGAGCGTACCCGGATCTATGGGAGGTGGCGTTCGGCCATGGCGACGTCGTGGCGGGTCGCGGCCATGGTGGAGCGGCAGTGCTCGCATGCTCAGAGCCCAGAGGCAGGACGGGGTGGGGCGCCGCGGTTCTCGGCTTCTCGCGTGCTCAGAGCAGGAGGCGAGAGCACGAGG ATCTGACCTGGATGGCCTCACGGGGCCTCGGCGATGGAGGGCAGCGGCAGCCCGGAAGGCCAGCATCCTCCACCTCCAACTTAAGCACGCATGCTTTAGTAGCTCCAAGGCGTCTGCACCCCGTCCCGTCCCCCACGGCGTCCTGCAGCCCCGCGCCATCGACGCCCCGTCCCTCTCCATTCCCCATTCCGCGCCGCTTCTTCAGCATTTTGGAACTGCATGTGCCTCAGATGCTTTGCCCAGCAGCTGATAAACACA GATCCTTGCACATTGACAGTCAGCAGTACTGTCGAAGGAGAAGAATATGA